Proteins from a genomic interval of Zingiber officinale cultivar Zhangliang chromosome 1B, Zo_v1.1, whole genome shotgun sequence:
- the LOC121977613 gene encoding uncharacterized protein LOC121977613, translated as MLRGGGVLAFAAFLILAFPALSENLNPNPSTAYDELQGSGLPVGLLPAGVVAYSLNRTSGDFAVDFGEACRVTLPPDNYLASYSNRVTGNLVAGRITGLQGIRVRAFFRWWSITGIRSSGKDIVFEVGPTSAKYPSRNFDQSLDCEGRNPTVAAA; from the coding sequence ATGTTGAGAGGAGGAGGTGTTCTCGCCTTCGCCGCCTTCCTCATCCTCGCTTTCCCAGCCCTTTCCGAGAATCTTAACCCTAATCCCAGCACTGCCTATGACGAGCTGCAGGGTAGCGGCCTCCCGGTCGGCCTCCTCCCCGCTGGCGTCGTCGCTTATTCCCTCAACCGAACCTCTGGCGATTTCGCGGTCGACTTCGGTGAGGCATGCCGCGTCACCCTCCCTCCTGACAATTATCTAGCCTCCTACTCTAATCGGGTCACCGGGAACCTTGTCGCCGGCCGCATCACGGGGCTTCAAGGCATACGGGTCCGCGCCTTCTTCCGGTGGTGGTCGATCACAGGGATCCGATCCTCTGGAAAAGATATCGTCTTCGAGGTCGGCCCCACGTCGGCCAAGTATCCCTCCCGAAACTTCGATCAAAGCCTTGATTGCGAGGGCCGTAACCCTACAGTTGCCGCTGCGTAG